From one Streptomyces mobaraensis genomic stretch:
- a CDS encoding VOC family protein has protein sequence MAARIDLTLDCADAQLLAAFWKSALGYVDEPPPAPFRTREEWLARFGLPEDGSADDGAWLHDPDGAGPRLCILKVPEPKTAKNRLHIDVRVPGHGGPGERWARIRAECERLVRAGGTVLAEVGEHHAVMADPEGNEFCVAAAPA, from the coding sequence ATGGCAGCCCGCATCGATCTGACCCTTGACTGCGCGGACGCACAACTCCTCGCCGCCTTCTGGAAGTCGGCGCTGGGGTACGTGGACGAGCCGCCGCCCGCCCCCTTCCGCACCCGCGAGGAGTGGCTCGCGCGGTTCGGCCTGCCCGAGGACGGATCGGCGGACGACGGCGCGTGGCTCCACGACCCCGACGGCGCCGGCCCCCGGCTCTGCATACTCAAGGTCCCCGAGCCGAAGACCGCGAAGAACCGGCTGCACATCGACGTCCGGGTGCCGGGGCACGGCGGCCCCGGCGAACGGTGGGCGCGGATACGGGCGGAGTGCGAGCGGCTGGTGCGGGCGGGCGGGACCGTCCTGGCGGAGGTCGGGGAGCACCATGCGGTGATGGCCGACCCGGAGGGCAACGAGTTCTGCGTCGCCGCGGCCCCGGCTTGA
- the cobC gene encoding Rv2231c family pyridoxal phosphate-dependent protein CobC, with protein MHISPEPDLRHHGDAEVRGMGDELTDLAVNVRAGTPPSWLRERIAASVDTLAAYPDGRAARRAVAARHGLPEERVLLTAGAAEAFVLLARALPARRPVVVHPQFTEPEAALRDAGHSVERVVLDAADGFRLDPRAVPSDADLVVVGNPTNPTSVLHPATALARLARPGRTLVVDEAFMDAVPGEGESLASRTDLPGLVVLRSLTKTWGLAGLRVGYVLASPGTIARLERAQPLWPVSSPALVAAEACSAPPALAEAAHAAHRIASDRAHLEYRLSMFPSVTVCSPAAGPFLLIRLPDATAVRSRLRGLGFAVRRGDTFPGLGPDYLRLAVRDRATTDRFAEALGKALAEG; from the coding sequence ATGCACATATCCCCCGAGCCCGACCTGCGCCACCACGGGGACGCCGAAGTGCGCGGCATGGGCGACGAGTTGACGGACCTGGCGGTCAACGTCCGGGCGGGTACGCCGCCGAGCTGGCTGCGCGAGCGCATCGCCGCCTCCGTCGACACCCTCGCCGCCTATCCGGACGGCCGGGCGGCCCGCCGGGCGGTCGCGGCCCGGCACGGGCTGCCGGAGGAGCGGGTGCTGCTGACGGCCGGCGCGGCGGAGGCGTTCGTGCTGCTCGCCCGGGCGCTGCCGGCGCGCCGCCCGGTGGTGGTGCACCCGCAGTTCACCGAGCCGGAGGCGGCCCTGCGGGACGCGGGGCACAGCGTGGAACGGGTGGTGCTGGACGCGGCGGACGGGTTCCGGCTGGACCCGCGCGCGGTCCCGTCCGACGCCGACCTGGTCGTCGTCGGCAACCCGACCAACCCCACGTCCGTCCTGCACCCGGCGACCGCCCTGGCCCGGCTCGCCCGCCCGGGGCGGACGCTGGTGGTGGACGAGGCGTTCATGGACGCGGTGCCGGGCGAGGGCGAGTCCCTGGCGTCCCGTACGGACCTGCCGGGCCTGGTCGTCCTCCGCAGCCTCACCAAGACATGGGGCCTGGCCGGCCTGCGGGTCGGCTACGTCCTCGCGTCGCCGGGCACGATCGCCCGCCTCGAACGCGCCCAGCCGCTCTGGCCGGTGTCCTCCCCGGCCCTGGTCGCGGCCGAGGCGTGCAGCGCGCCCCCGGCCCTCGCGGAGGCCGCCCACGCGGCCCACCGCATCGCCTCGGACCGGGCCCACCTGGAGTACCGCCTCTCCATGTTCCCGTCGGTGACGGTGTGTTCCCCGGCGGCCGGCCCGTTCCTCCTCATCCGCCTCCCGGACGCCACGGCGGTCCGCAGCCGCCTCCGCGGCCTGGGCTTCGCCGTCCGCCGCGGCGACACGTTCCCCGGCCTGGGCCCCGACTACCTCCGCCTCGCGGTCCGCGACCGCGCCACGACGGACCGCTTCGCGGAGGCACTGGGGAAGGCCCTGGCGGAGGGCTGA
- a CDS encoding (2Fe-2S)-binding protein, with translation MVVNGSAAAADGTAGPVVRVPVSLRVNGTERRIEVDTRTSLLDALRDALALTGTKKGCDQGQCGACTVHLDGRRVLSCLTLAASADGREVRTIEGLERDGVPHPMQEAFARHDALQCGYCTPGQIMSAVALIEEGRAGSDDDVREFMSGNLCRCGAYPHIVAAIRDVATGGRRA, from the coding sequence ATGGTGGTGAACGGTTCCGCTGCGGCGGCCGACGGGACGGCCGGGCCCGTCGTCCGGGTGCCGGTGAGCCTCCGGGTCAACGGCACCGAACGGCGGATCGAGGTGGACACCCGCACCTCACTGCTGGACGCCCTCCGCGACGCCCTGGCCCTGACCGGCACGAAGAAGGGCTGCGACCAGGGCCAGTGCGGCGCCTGCACGGTGCACCTGGACGGCAGACGGGTGCTCTCCTGCCTCACCCTCGCCGCGAGTGCCGACGGGCGCGAGGTCCGGACGATCGAAGGGCTGGAGCGGGACGGCGTACCGCACCCGATGCAGGAGGCGTTCGCCCGCCACGACGCCCTCCAGTGCGGCTACTGCACCCCCGGCCAGATCATGTCGGCCGTCGCTCTGATCGAGGAGGGCCGGGCCGGCTCGGACGACGACGTCCGCGAGTTCATGAGCGGCAACCTCTGCCGCTGCGGCGCCTACCCGCACATCGTCGCCGCGATCCGCGACGTGGCCACCGGGGGCCGGCGTGCGTAG
- a CDS encoding FAD binding domain-containing protein codes for MRSFAYVRAGTVEEAVAELAADPGAAYLAGGTTQVDLMRDEVFRPARLVDITRLPLRGIRRDGEVLIAGALTTMEELAAHEDVTARLPLVREALLRGASPQLRHMATLGGNLLQRTRCRYYRDPSTACNKREPGTGCAALDGHHRMHAVLGTSPHCIATHPSDLAVALLALDASVRVHGPDGERTVRLTEFYRVPGTTPHIENALAHGELITHLEIPLLPPEARSGYLKVRDRASYEFALASVAATLVLEEDGRIRSARLALGGVGTVPWRVPRAEELLRGARPDDDILRAAADAALDGAEGRPDNGFKVELGRRAVVRMLGALAREERA; via the coding sequence GTGCGTAGCTTCGCGTACGTCCGCGCCGGGACCGTCGAGGAGGCGGTCGCCGAGCTCGCCGCCGATCCCGGGGCCGCCTACCTCGCCGGCGGGACGACCCAGGTGGACCTGATGCGGGACGAGGTGTTCCGGCCCGCCCGGCTGGTGGACATCACCCGGCTGCCGCTGCGGGGGATCCGGCGGGACGGCGAGGTGCTGATCGCCGGCGCGCTGACCACCATGGAGGAGCTCGCCGCCCACGAGGACGTGACCGCCCGGCTGCCGCTCGTACGGGAAGCGCTGCTGCGCGGCGCCTCCCCGCAGCTCCGGCACATGGCCACCCTCGGCGGCAACCTCCTCCAGCGCACCCGCTGCCGCTACTACCGCGACCCCAGCACGGCCTGCAACAAGCGCGAGCCGGGCACCGGCTGCGCCGCGCTCGACGGCCACCACCGCATGCACGCGGTCCTCGGCACCAGCCCGCACTGCATCGCCACCCACCCCTCCGACCTCGCCGTCGCCCTGCTCGCCCTGGACGCCTCGGTGCGCGTCCACGGGCCGGACGGCGAACGCACGGTACGGCTGACCGAGTTCTACCGGGTCCCCGGCACCACCCCGCACATCGAGAACGCCCTCGCGCACGGCGAGCTGATCACCCACCTGGAGATCCCGCTGCTGCCGCCGGAGGCCCGCTCGGGCTATCTGAAGGTCCGCGACCGGGCCAGCTACGAGTTCGCGCTCGCCTCCGTCGCCGCCACCCTGGTCCTCGAGGAGGACGGGCGGATCCGGTCGGCCCGGCTCGCCCTCGGCGGCGTCGGCACCGTCCCGTGGCGGGTGCCCCGGGCGGAGGAACTGCTGCGCGGCGCCCGGCCGGACGACGACATCCTGCGCGCGGCGGCGGACGCCGCGCTGGACGGCGCGGAGGGGCGGCCGGACAACGGCTTCAAGGTCGAGCTGGGGCGGCGGGCGGTCGTCCGGATGCTGGGCGCTCTGGCGCGGGAGGAACGGGCATGA
- a CDS encoding xanthine dehydrogenase family protein molybdopterin-binding subunit — protein MTTTTPTRLGEGIDRVDARVKTGGRAEYATDAAYPGLVHAVLVQSKIAAGRITALDAAAAEAAPGVLAVISHQNVPVLHEAPDRSSSLPPPPLRDDRIRYHGQTVAVVVADTFEQATEAARLVRVTYAADPPVADLDHPDAEHDHDPFGTDGGTGDVDKALEAAPVRVEHTYRTAANTNNPMGPFATVACWEGDHLTVHDCTQGPSRTRADLAATLGVPPEAVRVLAPYLGGGFGAGLRTWGHTVLAAVAARQVGRPVKLVLTRKQMFTSVGHRPDTKQTVRIGATRDGRITAIDHRAWQSLSMTDVNYEPVSHTSQSSYASPNITTRDVQVRLNVPAPGSMRAPGDAQGNYALECALDELAYELGMDPLELRRRNYADEHPVTGQQWSCNDLRACYETGAEMFGWARRDPEPRSTRRGRTLIGYGMAGTSFFFYQADCAARVTVRADGAAVVESSGMDLGTGTYTVMTQLGAELLGLPVERVRMVMGDSALPAAPSAGGSGLTAAMGTAIHTASRHLLQSFLDLVREDASPLRGVTLDGVRAEGGRIVRTDDGRGETYTAILARHGRDALSAEGSAESPGQDGAVVPTGPYAAKFAEVHVDQDLGVIRVARLVTAAHCGRILNEKTARSQLVGGTVGGIGMALLEETVTEPHTGRIANPTLGDYLVAVNADIPRLDVRFVGRPDPTNPNGTKGCGELGIPGTAAAIANAVFHATGVRVRRLPIRIEDVL, from the coding sequence ATGACCACGACGACACCGACCCGGCTCGGCGAGGGCATCGACCGCGTCGACGCCCGCGTGAAGACCGGCGGCCGGGCCGAGTACGCCACCGACGCCGCGTACCCCGGCCTGGTCCACGCCGTCCTCGTCCAGAGCAAGATCGCCGCCGGCCGGATCACCGCCCTGGACGCGGCGGCGGCCGAGGCCGCGCCCGGGGTGCTCGCGGTGATCAGCCACCAGAACGTGCCCGTCCTGCACGAGGCGCCCGACCGTTCCTCGTCGCTGCCGCCGCCCCCGCTGCGGGACGACCGGATCCGGTACCACGGCCAGACCGTCGCGGTCGTGGTGGCCGACACCTTCGAGCAGGCCACGGAAGCGGCCCGGCTGGTGCGCGTCACGTACGCGGCGGACCCGCCCGTCGCCGACCTCGACCACCCGGACGCCGAGCACGACCACGACCCGTTCGGGACCGACGGCGGGACCGGTGACGTCGACAAGGCCCTGGAGGCCGCACCCGTCCGCGTCGAGCACACGTACCGCACGGCGGCGAACACCAACAACCCCATGGGCCCGTTCGCCACCGTCGCCTGCTGGGAGGGCGACCACCTCACCGTCCACGACTGCACCCAGGGCCCCTCCCGCACCCGGGCCGACCTCGCGGCGACGCTCGGCGTGCCACCGGAGGCCGTCCGCGTGCTGGCCCCCTACCTCGGCGGCGGCTTCGGCGCGGGGCTGCGGACCTGGGGGCACACCGTGCTCGCCGCCGTCGCGGCGCGGCAGGTGGGACGGCCGGTGAAGCTGGTGCTGACGCGCAAGCAGATGTTCACCTCCGTGGGGCACCGGCCCGACACCAAGCAGACCGTGCGGATCGGCGCCACCCGGGACGGCCGGATCACCGCGATCGACCACCGGGCATGGCAGTCCCTCTCGATGACGGACGTCAACTACGAGCCCGTCTCCCACACCTCCCAGTCCTCCTACGCCAGCCCCAACATCACCACCCGTGACGTCCAGGTCCGCCTCAACGTCCCCGCCCCCGGCTCCATGCGCGCGCCCGGCGACGCCCAGGGCAACTACGCGCTGGAATGCGCGCTGGACGAACTCGCCTACGAACTGGGCATGGACCCCCTCGAACTCCGGCGGCGCAACTACGCCGACGAGCACCCCGTCACCGGCCAGCAGTGGTCGTGCAACGACCTGCGCGCCTGCTACGAGACCGGCGCCGAAATGTTCGGCTGGGCGCGCCGCGACCCCGAGCCGCGCTCCACGCGCCGGGGCCGGACGCTGATCGGCTACGGCATGGCCGGCACGTCGTTCTTCTTCTACCAGGCCGACTGCGCCGCCCGCGTCACCGTCAGGGCGGACGGCGCGGCGGTGGTGGAGAGCTCGGGCATGGACCTCGGCACGGGCACGTACACCGTGATGACCCAACTGGGGGCCGAGCTCCTGGGGTTGCCGGTGGAGCGGGTGCGCATGGTGATGGGCGACAGCGCCCTCCCCGCGGCGCCCTCCGCCGGCGGCTCCGGACTCACCGCCGCCATGGGCACCGCCATCCACACCGCCTCCCGGCACCTGCTCCAGTCCTTCCTCGACCTCGTCCGCGAAGACGCCTCGCCGCTGCGCGGCGTCACGTTGGACGGCGTCCGCGCGGAGGGCGGGCGCATCGTGCGCACCGACGACGGGCGGGGCGAGACGTACACGGCGATCCTCGCCCGGCACGGGCGCGACGCGCTCTCCGCCGAGGGCTCGGCCGAATCGCCCGGCCAGGACGGCGCGGTGGTGCCCACCGGCCCGTACGCCGCCAAGTTCGCGGAAGTACACGTCGATCAGGACCTCGGCGTCATCCGCGTCGCCCGCCTGGTGACCGCCGCCCACTGCGGGCGCATCCTCAACGAGAAGACCGCCCGCAGCCAGCTCGTCGGCGGCACGGTCGGCGGCATCGGCATGGCCCTCCTGGAGGAGACCGTCACCGAACCGCACACCGGGCGCATCGCCAATCCCACGCTCGGCGACTATCTCGTCGCCGTGAACGCCGATATCCCGCGCCTGGACGTTCGCTTTGTCGGGCGTCCCGACCCCACGAATCCCAATGGGACGAAGGGGTGTGGGGAGCTCGGCATTCCGGGGACGGCTGCCGCTATCGCGAACGCCGTCTTCCATGCGACGGGGGTGCGGGTGCGGCGGTTGCCGATCAGGATCGAGGATGTGCTGTGA
- a CDS encoding cobalamin biosynthesis protein, protein MSEPVYVGLGARPGASADEVLALIARCLPAGVRPVALATVAARAAEPGVVAAAARLGVPIRAYGAAELARVPVPHPSAVADAAVGTPSVAEAAALLAAGGGAVLLVPKRVSGRVTCAVAG, encoded by the coding sequence GTGTCTGAACCGGTGTACGTGGGGCTGGGCGCCCGGCCGGGGGCGTCGGCGGACGAGGTACTGGCCCTCATCGCCCGCTGCCTGCCGGCCGGCGTCCGGCCCGTCGCCCTCGCCACGGTCGCCGCGCGGGCTGCCGAGCCGGGGGTCGTGGCGGCGGCGGCTCGCCTTGGCGTCCCGATTCGGGCCTACGGCGCCGCCGAGTTGGCTCGCGTCCCCGTTCCCCATCCCTCTGCCGTCGCCGACGCGGCGGTCGGTACGCCGTCCGTCGCGGAGGCGGCGGCATTGCTTGCCGCCGGCGGCGGGGCTGTTCTGCTCGTTCCGAAGAGGGTTTCCGGGCGGGTGACGTGTGCGGTGGCGGGGTGA
- a CDS encoding cobyrinate a,c-diamide synthase, translated as MVTSAHSVPRLVIAAPASGTGKTTVATGLMRAFADAGLAVSPHKVGPDYIDPGYHALATGRPGRNLDAFLCGPERIAPLFLHGAAGAQLAVIEGVMGLFDGASGRGELASTAHVAKLLRAPVVLVVDASSQSRSVAALVHGFASWDPEVRVAGVILNKVGSDRHEALLRDALGGAGVPVLGALRRAADVDTPSRHLGLVPVAERRAEALDAVAAQAARVREGCDLDALLALARSAPPVPGPAWSPGVPAAAGPRPVIAVAGGPAFTFSYAEHTELLTAAGADVVPFDPLRDEKLPAGTAGLVIGGGFPEMYAPELSANEPLRAAVSSLAATGAPVTAECAGLLYLSRSLDGRPMCGVLPAEARMSPRLTLGYREAVALADNPLAAAGTRVRGHEFHRTVVEPGAGPAPAWGFTAPERRVEGYAAGGVHASYLHVHWAGAPGVAERLVAAARAGV; from the coding sequence GTGGTGACCTCCGCACACTCCGTTCCACGCCTGGTCATCGCGGCCCCCGCGTCCGGCACCGGCAAGACGACGGTCGCCACCGGCCTGATGCGGGCGTTCGCCGACGCGGGACTGGCCGTGTCGCCGCACAAGGTCGGCCCGGACTACATCGACCCGGGCTACCACGCGCTGGCGACCGGCCGCCCGGGCCGCAACCTCGACGCGTTCCTGTGCGGCCCGGAGCGGATCGCCCCGCTGTTCCTGCACGGCGCGGCGGGCGCCCAACTGGCCGTCATCGAGGGCGTGATGGGCCTGTTCGACGGCGCGAGCGGCCGGGGCGAGCTGGCGTCGACGGCGCACGTGGCGAAGCTGCTGCGGGCGCCGGTGGTGCTGGTCGTGGACGCGTCGTCGCAGTCGCGTTCGGTGGCGGCGCTCGTCCACGGCTTCGCCTCCTGGGACCCGGAGGTGCGCGTCGCGGGCGTCATCCTCAACAAGGTCGGCTCCGACCGCCACGAGGCCCTGCTCCGCGACGCGTTGGGCGGCGCCGGCGTCCCGGTCCTGGGCGCGCTGCGCCGGGCCGCCGACGTCGACACGCCCAGCCGGCACCTGGGCCTCGTCCCGGTGGCCGAGCGACGCGCGGAAGCGCTGGACGCGGTGGCCGCGCAGGCGGCGCGGGTACGGGAAGGGTGCGACCTGGACGCGCTGCTGGCGCTGGCGCGGAGCGCGCCACCGGTGCCGGGCCCGGCGTGGTCGCCGGGGGTCCCCGCGGCGGCGGGTCCCCGCCCGGTGATCGCCGTCGCCGGCGGCCCGGCGTTCACCTTCTCGTACGCGGAGCACACGGAGCTGCTGACGGCGGCCGGCGCGGACGTCGTCCCCTTCGACCCGCTCCGGGACGAGAAGCTGCCGGCGGGCACGGCCGGCCTGGTGATCGGCGGCGGCTTCCCGGAGATGTACGCACCCGAGCTGTCCGCCAACGAGCCGCTGCGCGCCGCCGTCTCGTCCCTCGCGGCCACGGGCGCCCCGGTGACGGCGGAGTGCGCGGGCCTGCTGTACCTGTCCCGCTCCCTGGACGGCCGGCCCATGTGCGGGGTCCTGCCCGCCGAGGCCCGGATGTCGCCCCGGCTCACCCTGGGCTACCGCGAGGCCGTCGCCCTCGCGGACAACCCCCTGGCGGCGGCGGGCACCCGGGTGCGCGGCCACGAGTTCCACCGCACCGTCGTCGAACCGGGCGCGGGCCCGGCCCCCGCCTGGGGCTTCACGGCCCCAGAACGGCGCGTCGAGGGGTACGCGGCGGGTGGCGTCCACGCGTCGTACCTGCACGTGCACTGGGCGGGGGCGCCGGGGGTCGCGGAGCGGCTGGTGGCGGCGGCGCGTGCCGGTGTCTGA
- the cobO gene encoding cob(I)yrinic acid a,c-diamide adenosyltransferase, which produces MPKGQPTVVPDDGLTTRQRRNRPLVFVHTGVGKGKSTAAFGLALRAWNQGWPIGVFQFVKSAKWKVGEENALRVLGASGEGGSVDWHKMGEGWSWIQRDPKDGEQSNEEKAREGWEQVKRDLADERYKLYVLDEFAYPLHWGWIDTDEVISVLKDRPGTQHVVITGRNAPRELVDFADLVTDMSKVKHPMDTGQKGQRGIEW; this is translated from the coding sequence ATGCCCAAGGGACAGCCGACCGTCGTTCCGGACGACGGTCTCACCACACGCCAGCGCCGCAACCGGCCGCTCGTCTTCGTCCACACCGGCGTCGGCAAGGGCAAGTCGACGGCCGCGTTCGGGCTCGCGCTGCGGGCCTGGAACCAGGGCTGGCCGATCGGGGTGTTCCAGTTTGTGAAGTCGGCGAAGTGGAAGGTCGGCGAGGAGAACGCGCTGCGCGTGCTGGGCGCCTCCGGCGAGGGCGGGAGCGTCGACTGGCACAAGATGGGCGAGGGGTGGAGCTGGATCCAGCGCGACCCCAAGGACGGGGAACAGAGCAACGAGGAGAAGGCGCGCGAGGGCTGGGAGCAGGTCAAGCGCGACCTGGCCGACGAGCGCTACAAGCTGTACGTGCTCGACGAGTTCGCGTACCCGCTGCACTGGGGGTGGATCGACACGGACGAGGTGATCTCGGTCCTCAAGGACCGCCCCGGGACGCAGCACGTGGTGATCACCGGCCGTAACGCGCCGCGGGAACTGGTGGACTTCGCGGACCTGGTCACCGACATGTCGAAGGTCAAGCACCCCATGGACACCGGCCAGAAGGGCCAGCGGGGCATCGAGTGGTGA
- a CDS encoding putative cobaltochelatase, translated as MSTPYPFAAIVGMDSLRLALLLNAVSPAVGGVLVRGEKGTAKTTTVRALSTLLPQVETHTDCRFGCDPAAPDASCPDGPHEDGTRFVRPARMVELPVGASEDRLVGSLDIERALSDGVKAFEPGLLAAAHRGVLYVDEVNLLGDHLVDSLLDAAATGAAHIEREGVSVRHASRFLLVGTMNPEEGELRPQLLDRFGLTVEVAASRETDERVEVVRRRLAFDEDPAAFAAKWAAEEDALRERIAAARALLPSVRLGDGALRRIAAVCAGFEVDGMRADIVTARTASALAAWAGRTDVVTEDVRQAALLALPHRRRRNPFDAPGLDEDKLDEILRQFEEEDEGEDEPEGDGPQGPDDDGPGGDGGPEDDGPGDGVPPQETTGTDTTTDAGTDPAADLPPQREQPAADSPSPQESSAPQGGDDGREAAPVAAAEPFRTRKFDVPGLGEGAAGRRSRARTAHGRTTGSRRPRGTLTRLHLAATLQAAAPHQHARGRAGRGLVVRRDDLREAVREGREGNLVLFVVDASGSMAARKRMSAVKGAVLSLLLDAYQRRDKIGMITFRGSGADLALPPTSSVDAGAARLEKLPTGGRTPLADGLLRAREVLRVERLRDPSRRPLLVVVTDGRATGGPEPLVRASRAAGLLAAEGIASVVVDCEAGPVRLGLAAELGQSLRAPVVTLDELRADTVTALVRTVRTTTATTRGAA; from the coding sequence ATGAGCACTCCGTACCCCTTCGCCGCCATCGTCGGCATGGACAGCCTGCGGCTGGCGCTGCTCCTCAACGCGGTCTCACCGGCCGTCGGCGGCGTGCTCGTGCGCGGTGAGAAGGGCACGGCCAAGACCACGACCGTCCGCGCCCTCTCCACCCTCCTCCCCCAGGTCGAGACCCACACCGACTGCCGTTTCGGCTGCGACCCGGCCGCCCCGGACGCCTCGTGCCCGGACGGTCCGCACGAGGACGGGACCCGTTTCGTCCGCCCCGCCCGCATGGTCGAACTGCCCGTGGGCGCCTCGGAGGACCGTCTCGTCGGGTCGCTCGACATCGAGCGCGCGCTCTCCGACGGCGTGAAGGCGTTCGAGCCCGGCCTGCTGGCCGCCGCGCACCGGGGTGTGCTGTACGTCGACGAGGTCAACCTCCTGGGCGACCACCTCGTCGACTCGCTGCTCGACGCGGCCGCGACGGGCGCCGCCCATATCGAGCGCGAAGGCGTCTCCGTCCGCCACGCCAGCCGCTTCCTCCTCGTCGGCACCATGAACCCCGAGGAGGGCGAGCTCCGCCCCCAGCTCCTCGACCGGTTCGGCCTGACCGTCGAGGTCGCCGCCTCCCGCGAGACCGACGAGCGCGTCGAGGTCGTCCGCCGGCGGCTCGCGTTCGACGAGGATCCGGCCGCGTTCGCCGCCAAGTGGGCGGCGGAGGAGGACGCGTTGCGGGAGCGCATCGCCGCCGCGCGCGCCCTGCTGCCGAGCGTGCGGCTCGGGGACGGCGCCCTGCGCCGGATCGCCGCGGTGTGCGCCGGCTTCGAGGTGGACGGCATGCGCGCCGACATCGTGACGGCCCGCACCGCGTCCGCCCTCGCCGCCTGGGCCGGGCGTACGGACGTCGTCACCGAGGACGTCCGGCAGGCCGCCCTGCTCGCCCTCCCCCACCGCCGGCGCCGCAACCCCTTCGACGCGCCCGGCCTCGACGAGGACAAACTCGACGAGATCCTCCGGCAGTTCGAGGAGGAGGACGAAGGCGAGGACGAGCCCGAGGGCGACGGCCCGCAGGGCCCGGACGACGACGGCCCCGGCGGCGACGGCGGACCGGAGGACGACGGACCGGGCGACGGTGTGCCGCCTCAGGAGACCACCGGGACCGACACCACGACCGACGCCGGGACCGACCCCGCCGCCGACCTCCCGCCCCAGCGCGAGCAGCCCGCCGCCGACTCCCCCTCCCCGCAGGAGAGTTCGGCGCCCCAGGGCGGCGACGACGGCCGGGAGGCCGCTCCCGTCGCCGCCGCCGAACCCTTCCGCACCCGCAAGTTCGACGTGCCCGGCCTCGGCGAGGGCGCGGCCGGCCGCCGCTCCCGGGCCCGTACCGCGCACGGCCGGACGACCGGCTCCCGCCGCCCGCGCGGGACGCTGACCCGGCTGCATCTGGCCGCGACGCTCCAGGCCGCCGCCCCGCACCAGCACGCGCGCGGCCGGGCGGGACGCGGCCTGGTCGTCCGCCGGGACGACCTGCGCGAGGCGGTGCGCGAGGGGCGCGAGGGCAACCTGGTCCTCTTCGTCGTCGACGCCTCGGGCTCGATGGCGGCCCGGAAGCGCATGAGCGCGGTCAAGGGCGCCGTCCTCTCCCTCCTCCTGGACGCCTACCAGCGCCGCGACAAGATCGGGATGATCACCTTCCGGGGTTCCGGCGCGGACCTGGCACTGCCGCCCACCTCCTCGGTGGACGCGGGCGCGGCCCGGCTGGAGAAGCTGCCGACGGGCGGCCGGACGCCGCTGGCCGACGGGCTGCTGCGGGCGCGCGAGGTGCTGCGGGTGGAGCGGCTGCGCGATCCGTCGCGCCGTCCGCTGCTGGTCGTGGTCACCGACGGCCGGGCGACGGGCGGCCCGGAACCGCTGGTCAGGGCGTCGAGGGCGGCGGGCCTGCTGGCGGCCGAGGGCATCGCGTCCGTCGTCGTCGACTGCGAGGCCGGGCCGGTCCGTCTGGGCCTGGCGGCCGAGTTGGGGCAGTCTTTGCGGGCACCGGTCGTCACGCTCGACGAACTCCGGGCGGACACCGTCACCGCGCTCGTCCGTACCGTCCGCACCACCACCGCCACGACCAGGGGAGCCGCGTAA